A portion of the Gigantopelta aegis isolate Gae_Host chromosome 10, Gae_host_genome, whole genome shotgun sequence genome contains these proteins:
- the LOC121384794 gene encoding LRP2-binding protein-like, which translates to MELKNKDEVKADRVHFSHENKILTDLVQQARDSPTLVGLTDDQLLEKVENILLEKIQTGDKQAYFQLGLFYYEQEKYLKARVYFERSKKFDYQSMYMLAVMWFDGIACEQNSEHGVEYLMKIATCNSKKVKHLLHSVQFNIGRAYFQGYGVKHQSDEETEKWWLLAADDGNPSASVKAQSHLGMFYSREETRNLKLAFFWHSEACGNGSLESQGALGVMYEHGVGVKKCLDAAYICLKDASDRGNVYAMGNLVSHYYKRKMFTKAADLGSKVAELEDIDTMAEETECLPSYIAKGISIASFFYARCLAQGLGTMQDKEKSEIYYSRSYEFDPDACAHLQNITQHGLI; encoded by the exons ATGGAGTTGAAAAACAAGGATGAAGTAAAAGCTGACCGAGTTCACTTCTctcatgaaaacaaaattttgacCGATTTAGTTCAACAGGCGCGAGATTCACCCACTCTGGTGGGTCTTACAGATGACCAGTTGTTGGAAAAAGTCGAAAACATTTTACTGGAAAAGATCCAGACTGGTGATAAACAAGCTTACTTCCAGCTAGGATTATTTTACTATGAACAG gaAAAATACTTGAAGGCACGTGTGTACTTTGAGCGATCCAAGAAGTTTGACTATCAGTCGATGTACATGCTGGCTGTGATGTGGTTTGATGGCATAGCGTGTGAACAAAACTCA GAACATGGTGTGGAGTATCTGATGAAGATTGCTACGTGCAATTCAAAGAAAGTCAAACACTTGCTGCATTCTGTACAGTTTAACATAGGCCGAGCCTACTTCCAGGGCTATGGAGTAAAACATCAGTCAGATGAGGAAActgaaaa ATGGTGGCTGTTGGCTGCTGATGACGGGAATCCCAGTGCAAGTGTTAAAGCTCAATCTCATCTTGGTATGTTTTACtctagagaagaaacccgcaacTTGAAATTGGCTTTCTTTTGGCACTCTGAAGCTTGTGGAAATGGCAGCTTGGAATCGCAAG GTGCTCTAGGGGTGATGTATGAACATGGGGTTGGTGTTAAGAAATGCCTGGACGCTGCCTACATCTGCCTGAAGGATGCGTCGGACAGGGGAAATGTGTACGCCATGGGAAACCTCGTCTCTCACTATTACAAGAGAAAGATGTTTACCAAGGCTGCAGACTTAGGAAGCAA AGTTGCTGAGCTTGAAGATATTGACACGATGGCTGAAGAAACAGAATGTCTTCCCAGCTACATAGCTAAAGGAATCTCAATAGCCTCTTTCTTTTATGCTCGATGTTTGGCGCAGGGTCTTGGAACAATGCAAGACAAAGAAAAATCTGAAATTTATTATTCAAGA AGTTATGAATTTGATCCTGATGCGTGTGCTCATCTACAAAACATCACACAACACGGACTCATATAG